One Scylla paramamosain isolate STU-SP2022 chromosome 5, ASM3559412v1, whole genome shotgun sequence genomic region harbors:
- the LOC135100686 gene encoding uncharacterized protein LOC135100686: MEWDSAMIVSFVMTLFLILFFLWPLVQEMERRDALLLNATLSNNATQFVSEEWLRAGGVLVNSTEDEELKGAPRPVQPDWSLVLGTFHHTKDENFEEFLISAGLSFFTRTIILSTSPSVTFERVFQDDDDYYDLPGDNYPDVKYWDGEGGGGWGYEKDKKFQVVLTTSSIVTLKQRFRLGHPFTKQDYDGTPSKNTLTFVAPNVLYHFKEKEHVNTSIYHNFDQEGLITTIISGRTGMQARRHFRREEDV; the protein is encoded by the exons ATGGAATGGG ACAGCGCCATGATCGTCTCCTTTGTAATGACGTTGTTCCTCATATTATTCTTCCTGTGGCCCTTAGTGCAGGAGATGGAGAGACGAGACGCCCTTCTCCTCAACGCCACACTAAG TAACAACGCGACCCAGTTTGTGAGCGAGGAGTGGCTGCGAGCAGGAGGAGTACTGGTCAACTCAACTGAGGACGAGGAGCTGAAGGGCGCGCCCAGGCCAGTACAACCTGACTGGTCTCTTGTTCTCGGCACCTTCCACCACACCAAGGACGAGAACTTTGAAGAGTTCCTCATCAGTGCGG GCTTGTCGTTCTTCACGCGGACCATCATCCTCAGCACCTCCCCCTCCGTCACCTTCGAGCGGGTGTTCCAAGACGATGATGACTACTATGACCTCCCAGGTGACAACTACCCAG ATGTCAAGTACtgggatggagaaggaggaggaggatggggatacgaaaaggacaagaagtttcaGGTGGTGCTGACTACCTCCTCTATAGTCACATTGAAGCAGAGGTTTCGCCTTGGCCATCCCTTTACGAAGCAGGATTATGACGGCACGCCCTCCAAG AATACTCTCACCTTTGTTGCACCCAATGTACTCTACCACTTCAAGGAGAAGGAACATGTCAACACCTCCATTTACCACAATTTTGACCAGGAAGGCCTTATCACG ACCATCATCAGCGGAAGGACAGGCATGCAGGCAAGACGACACTTCCGCCGGGAAGAGGATGTTTGA
- the LOC135100688 gene encoding essential MCU regulator, mitochondrial-like — protein MAAVLRPAHRVAVSAARGVRQLHLSKPNNETFTVTDAVLPKPHSTKLAGYMGITMTTSLGIFTGAEMSKNIASFLEENELFVPSDDDDDD, from the exons ATGGCTGCTGTCCTAAGGCCAGCTCATCGCGTGGCGGTGTCTGCTGCTAGGGGTGTGAGGCAGCTGCATCTCTCCAAACCCAACAACGAGACCTTCACCGTGACTGATGCTGTCCTGCCCAAGCCACACTCCACCAAGCTTGCAG GCTATATGGGCATCACCATGACAACGTCACTGGGTATATTCACGGGAGCAGAGATGAGCAAGAACATTGCAAGCTTCCTGGAGGAAAATGAACTGTTTGTCCCatcagatgatgatgatgatgactga